Below is a genomic region from Paenibacillus rhizovicinus.
TCAAGCGTGCGGTAACGGCGGAGGGCGGCGTCCTGCTAGCCGCGGTTGTCGACGATTGCGGCATCGTACCGCAAGATTGGGTTGCCCGGCTGCTGCTCGTATCGCCGACGCGGCAGTTCCCGACGGGAGCCGTGTTGTCCGCCGAGCGCAGGGCGGAGCTGCTCGCTTGGGCATCGCGCCGAGGCGCCGTCATCATCGAGGACGACTACGACAGCGAGCTGCGCTGGGGCGGCAGGCCGGTGGAACCGCTGAAGGCGCTGGATCGCGAGGATCGGGTCGTCTATATCGGGACGTTCTCGAAGACGATGTTCGTGGATCTGCGTTTGGGCTACGTCGTGCTGCCGGATGCGCTGCTGGAGCCGTTCCGGCTGGCCAAAGCGCTGCTGGAGCCGCATCCGACGGCGCTGGTCGAACAGCGGGCGATGGCGCATTTTATCGGGAGCGGCGCGTATGCCAAGCATGTCAGGCGGATGAAGCGGATTATCGGGCGCCGGCTGTTGGCGTTTCGGGAAGAGGTGGAGGCGCGGCTTGCGCCATGGTTTCGCTTCGTGCCAGCGGATGCGGGTCTGCATATGTACGCCGAGTGGCGGGGGGATGAGAAGCAGTATGTCCGGCTGAGGGAACGGTGCGATGCGGAAGGCGTGAACTGGTCGATCGGCGATTCGTTGTGGGAGAACGGGGAACCGCGGTGCACGGCGCTGTTCGGGTTCGCCCATTTGAAGGAAGGGCAGATCGCGCAAGGCGGGGCGTTGATCGAAGCGGCTTGCAGGGAGTTGGAGGGCGCTTGACAGGCTCATGTCCAAGTCTCCTTTGCGATTGCCGTTACAGCCTCAAGCCGTTCATTACATAGGGCCGAACGATGTCTACAAGCACCTCGACTCGATTAGTATCCTCGACAGTTAACCAATAATGCGCAGCGCTATAGATGGATGCGCCGGTCATGGCCGCCATGACTTTGATATGACGCCTGTCCGCCCCGTGGGAGGTATCCCCTTTCATGAAAATTCTTTCTATCGTTTGCTGCAGCATTTTTTTTATTTTGTCATCGACAAGCGTAGCCATCGACTTGGAATCCATTCTGCAGATCCGATAAAAATCCACGATGTATTGGTGCGTCATCAAGATGAGCTGGTTACATATTTCGTCAGTAAATTCCTGCGCATTCGCCACTTGCTCTGGAAGCCTCTCATGAAAGGCCTGTTCCGTGATTTCGTCAAGCAAAGCAAATTTATCTTCAAAATGGGCATAAAAGGTGGCACGGTTGACGGTAGCTTTCTGAGCGATATCCTTGATGGTGATTGTTTCAAATCCTTTTCTTTGCAGCAAGTCTCTGAATGCTCCTCTAATTAACTGCCGTGTGCGCATTACCCTCGGATCTTCCTGATTTGCCATTGCGCCGCCTCCCCTTTTTTAACATCAAATCGCACAATGTGTTGTCTAAGCGACTTTCTTCGGACTCTGCCGGTTGAAATCAAAAGCCTGCGATATTATTATCTTATCGAACAGGTGTCGTTTAAACAATCTATGACGGATTCCTTGAAGGGAAGGATCGAATTTGAGAGCCAACCCATATAGACTCTTGATATTTGGCGCCGGCGTAATTGGCAGTGTATATGCACTTCGCTTAGCGCAGTCGGGATTAGACGTTACTATATTAGCACGAGGAAAGAGACTGGAGGCGCTGAGAAGGGAAGGATTGAAATATAACGATAATGGAACCATCAAGCAATTATCGATCAAGACAATCGAAAAACTTGAGAACGATGATTGTTATGATTTTATTTTGGTCCCGGTCAGATATGATCAGGCCGAATCTGCCCTGTCCGCGATCAAGGATAATTGGAGCAAGAACATCGTCACTTTGACCAACACCATAGGATACGACTCTTGGCTTGAAATCGTGGGCGATCGCTTACTTCCGGGATTCCCGGGCGCCGGTGGAGATATTAAACAAGGTGTTCTATACGCTCAGTTTGGCTCCGAGAAACATCAAGGAACCATTTTTGGTGAAATAAATGGACTGACGACCGAAAGAGTGAAAGAGCTTGCCCAAATCTTCGAATCGGTGAATTTGCATTATGAAATCCAGGAAAATATTCGGGCGTTCCATATTTCGCATACTGCGTTGGCTATCGTCAACAAGCATTTCTATACGAATGACGGAATGGTGGACATCGGGACGGCAAGAAGCGCAAGCACGCTAAGCAAGATCGCCGCAGCTATTAAACAAAACATTCGCCTGGTAGAGCAAGCCGGAATTCCGGTAATCCCGCCCGAAACGAAAGCGATGGGAGAAATGTCTGACAACGATATTATTTCCCGTTACCGCCAGATGCTGAGCAATGACTTCATAATTGATGTAAAGCTTGGGAATCATGCCGTCAGCCAAAAAGCCGAGATCATGTTATTAGACGAGATGTTTCACAAAATGACTTCCATCCGGCGATGACATAACTATAGGTGAATGGCTACAAGTTGTTGCATGCGATCCATATTTTGAGCGAACATCCGAATGGGAATTGCAGGATTCCGCTCTAAAGTCCGGCTAAGCGCTTCATCTAGTGTATAATGCTAGAAGGCAGCTTCCGCTTGGACGGCAGCTTCACGAAGGAGAACTTATGACATTCGAACAATTGCAACTTATTCCACCTATTCTTAAAGCGTTGGCCAAAGAAAATTATAAGCAGCCGACGCCCATTCAAACGCAGGCGATTCCGCCGGTGCTGGCCGGTCGCGACTTGTTCGGCTGTGCCCAGACGGGAACAGGCAAGACGGCGGCATTCTTGCTGCCCATCCTGCAGCTGCTGGGAGCCAAGCAGGATCGACCGAACGGCAAACGCGTCATTCGCTCGCTGATATTGACGCCGACGAGGGAACTGGCTATTCAGATTGCCGATAATTGCAAAGCATACGGGCGCTTCATGAACCTGCGCAGCGCCGTCATCGTGGGCGGCGTCTCGCAGAAGGCGCAGGAGCAGGAGCTCGCTCAAGGCACGGACATTCTAATTGCCACGCCTGGCCGGCTCATCGATCTGATGAATCAAGGGTTCGCGGACCTGCGGCATGTACAGATTCTGGTACTGGACGAAGCCGACCGCATGCTCGACATGGGCTTCATTCATGACATGAAGCGCATCATCGCCAAGCTGCCCGCCAAACGGCAGACGCTGTTCTTCTCGGCGACGCTGCCGAACGAGATCAAATCGCTGGTAGACTCGCTGCTGACGAATCCGGTGAAAATCGAGATTACGCCCGTCTCCTCGACGGCAGAACGGATCCGGCAATCGCTTTATTTCGTGGATAAGCCGAATAAACTGCCGCTGCTGATCGATCTCCTGCAGGACAAGTCGATCGGCAGCGCGCTCGTATTCACCCGCACGAAACGCGGCGCGGATCGGGTGGTTCGCGGCCTGACGAAGGCGCAGATCGCCGCGCAGGCGATTCATGGGGACAAGTCGCAGACCGCCCGCCAAACGGCGTTGAATAATTTCAAGAACGGCGTGACGCGCTTGCTGGTAGCGACGGACATCGCGGCCCGGGGCATCGACATCGACGAGCTGTCGCATGTGATCAACTATAACCTGCCGAATATTCCGGAGACGTACGTGCATCGGATCGGCCGGACCGGCCGGGCGGGATTAAGCGGGATTGCGATTTCGTTCTGCGAGCACGAAGAAATTCCGTTCCTGAAGGACATCGAGAAAGTGATCAAGCAGCGGGTTCCGGTCATTAAGGATCATCCGTATCCGATGACCATGACGGAGCCTGCTCCCGCGACAGCTGTGGCGGCCAAGGCCGGCAGAGCGCCTTCAGCAACGGGCGCTTCGCGCGGCCATAGCGGCGGCACCGGTCGGAACGTCGCCGGCGGACGGAGCGTCGCCGCCGGTCGGAGCGATGATGCCGGAAGTGGAGGAACTGGCGGTTCCGGCGGCCGCCATCGCAGAAGGCGGCCCAAAGCCGGCAAGTGACCAACGTCGTTACGACCAAATAGCGATAAGATTGCATTAAAAAACGCCAAGCTGCATCAGCTTGACGTTTTTTTGCGTTTATTGCTCGGCCAGCGTACCGAGCTTCTCGCCCATGCGTACTTTCAAGCCGGTTTTCAAATCGGCGCGAGGGAAGAAGCTGTCGTCCTCGGTGAGCAGCACGACGGTGGAGCCGAATTCGAAATAGGCGAGATCGTCGCCCCGTTCCATCTTGTCGCGCAGCGGCTGCACGTACTTGATGCTGCTGACGTTCATGGCGCCGACTTTGACGATGGCCGTCTCCGCGCTAGAATGGCGCATGTAGGTGATGAGCCGTTCGTTGCGGCTGAGCACCCGGCGCATATGGCGGAGGCCGAAATCGTTGACAGGATATACTTTACCCGGCACATGCTCGCGTTCCACGATCGTGCCGGCGATTGGCGTATGTATGCGGTGGTAATCGGTCGGGCTTAAATAAAGGACCATATAGTAGCCGTTTTTGTAATTCTCCGTGCGCGGCGAGTGGTTCAGCAGCTCCTCGATCGTGTAATCCTGTCCTTTGACATTCACGATCGTTCCTTGCTCGATAGGGCCGCAGCCTGTAATAAGCGCGTCGACGGGACTGACAAGCGCGTTCGGATCCGAATTGACCGGCCGGGCACCGGGTTTCAATCGTCTCGTGAAAAATTCGTTCAGCGTGCTATATTCATGCAGTTGTTTCTCGGCTTCCTGGACAGCAATGCCGTACATGCGGGCGAACCTGGGAATAAAATGCCGGCTGGCGGGCGATTGGGCGAATCGGCCCGTTATGCGCGAAATCCATTTGCGCGAGCTAAGCTCGGTCATGGATCGGAGCAGCCATTTGGTCATGCCGGTCGTTCACGTCCTCTCTTGATTAAGGGCAGTTCTGGATGGTCTGGGACTAGTTTGACATATCGCGGGGTAATTATCAATAGAATACATTCCCACAGGTTTAAGCCGGGCGGCGTTGGCGAATAGTGAGGATGAGGTGATTGACGATGTTTGGAATGATTCTGCTTGCAACCGTCGTGGGAGGCGCGCTGCTGACTTGGCTGAGGATCTGGAACCGCGGAGCCAGACGAGTGCTGGATCTGCTGGCCGTATTGGCGTACATATTGTTTTTTACCGAAGCGGCCCATGCGATCATGAAGACGCTGCTGGACGATACCGTGTTCATGACGCAGGTGCACGAGGTGCTGCTCAGTTGGCCCTTTCTGATTAGCGGCAGCTATATGGGCCCATATGGCATGAGCCTGCTGTTTGCGCAGCTGCGGACGCGGGACAAATAGTTGGGCGAACCAACGCGCGGCGAATCAGGCAGATGGCGGTTGCCGGCTTGGCATTCCGGCGTATGCTGTAACAGCACATTTTCTATCTGGAGAGGCGGTCTGCGCGCCATGGATAAACCCAAAGTCGCATTTGTGACGCCGGGTACGTTTCCTCTGCCGTCCCTGAATAGCAGCTCCGTCGAGCGTGTCGTGGAAAAGACCGTGCCGCTGCTCGTTCCGCATGTCGAAGCGCATATTTACGGGCGTATCAGCCGTTCGCTCGGCAAGCGGGGCAACGTTGGCGGTGCGGCGATCGAACGATTCCCGGCGGCTAACAAGCAGCGCTACATCAAATGCGTGAAACGCGCGGTCGGCAAGCTTCGGCCCGACGTGCTGCAGGTGGAAAACCGTCCCCGTTACGTGCTTAAGCTGAAGCAGCTGAAGCCTTCGAGGCCAATCTGGTTGAATCTGCACTCCAACACCTTTATCCGGGAGCGGGCGATTCCGCTTCGGACCTTGTCCAAATGTTTTCATGCGGCTGAACGCATTATCGTCAATAGCGAATTTCTGAGAGAAGATGCGGCGAGTCGCGTGCCGGCGTGCGCGGATAAGCTGAGGGTCGTCTACCCCGGGGTGGACGTAGAACGGTTTCCGTCCCAGTATTCGGCTGCCGGGGCCTTGCAGCGCGCGGAGCTCCGTACGAAGCGGAAATGGCTCGGGCGCAGCGTCGTGCTGTTCATGGGCCGGCTGCAGGAAATCAAAGGCGTGCATCATCTGCTCAAGCTGATGCCGCAGCTCATAAAAGAACATCCGTCGGTGCTGCTCGTGATCGTTGGCGGCGCATTCTACGGTTCGTACCGGACCACGGCTTACGTTCGCCAGCTTCATCGGATAGGGCGGTCGATGAAAGGGCATGTGGTTTTCGTCCCGTACGTGCCTTATTCCGAAGTGCCGAGCTGGTTTCTCGGAGCCGATGTTGCGGTCGTTCCGTCCGGGAACCGGGAGGCGTTCGGACTCGTGAACGTGGAGGCGATGGCTTGCGGCCTGCCGGTCGTCGCGACCCGCGCTGGCGGGATGAAGGAGATCATCGACCATGGCGTGACAGGTTACATGGTGGATCCCGAGCATGTCGTAGCGGAGATGCGCTCGCGTCTGCTGGAACTCTTATGCAACGACCAGCTGCGTCGGGAAATGGGCCTGCAGAGCCGCCAACGGGTGGAGCAGCACTTCACGTGGCAGCACTCCGCGAACCGCTGGCTGGAGCTTTTGTCGGAGAGGTAACGAATAAAGGTGGCAGAATTGTAAGAAAAAGGTTGAAATTTGTCGGTATCTTACGTAATATAAGAATTAGTTTTGGGACGATTTGGAGTCTCATGCAACAGGAAGCACCTGTTTGCAGGCTGGTTTATTCAGCTTGCACGCAGGTGCTTTTTTGCGTATTCGCGTGGTGGGGCCTTGAAAATTTTGGGGATTTTTTAGCGTGGCAGGTATCGTCGAAATCTAGCAAACAATGGTAATATATGTTAGTTGATCGAGTCCTATGAGCCTAGTTCGCTTCGCCTAGGGAATCCGGGCTTGAAAGGCTATTAGAGACGATTACCATTACTCGGGAGGTTTTTCATATGAACATGAACAAATTTACGATGGCTGTGGTTGGCGCGACACTTTTAGCTAGTAGTTTGGCTGGTGGAAGTTCGGCCATTGCTGCGGAAAAAGCAAAGATTACAAAGGTAGATATGCCCATTAAGCTGCTCTACAACGCGCGCCAACTACCGACTGACGTGCAACCAGAGAGTGTAAATGGGACGACTCTAGTACCCCTGCGTGTTGTATCGGACAAGCTTGGCGGCAAGCTAACGCTGACGGGAAAGAATATCCGCATTGTGAAGGGGAAGAGTACCCTCTCACTTACGATAGGAGCGTCGACAGCATCGATTAACGGCAAAACGACCAGGCTGGCTGTGCCGGTGAAGGTGGTTAAGGGGAGGACGTTGGTGCCGCTGCGTGTGGTGAGTGAGGGGTTGGGTGTCGCGGTTGAGTGGGACAGTATATTGCAGTTTGTATGGATTGGCAGTAAAGACGTGCCTAATATAAGGGACATTAGGCAACCAGTTGATTTCGAACCATATCTGACTTATTTCAATGATTCCGACTTTTTGGCGAAAAGTGGAATGGGGATATATGAGAGAACCTATATAGTGGATGCATCCGATTTACCATATAAAGATGATGTGATGACAACTTATCGTATGGATCTTGCACATGATCAAAATAATCATCTTTATTTGCAAACGATCGTGAATACTCGTGCTTCAATGGCACCATCTTACTATTATCTTTCAAAACAAAAACCTGTTGTTGCATATGGATTGAATTACCTAACAAAAATACCTAAAAAAGGAATTCACTTTTACTATAACGATACGAGTAAAATCGGCGGTACGTTGAATAGCTTAAAAAAATATGAGTATTTCGATGTTCGAAAGGGACTCATAGTAAATAGCAAAGAGATGGCTAAGGTTATGATGAAAAATCCATGGAGGTAAATATGAATAGTAAATTCAAACAAATCGTTGCTATTATCGGAGCTATAGCGATAATAGCAACTTTGTTTCCTTCAAAGTTTATGGAGCATGTATCGGCTAGTGGAAATCCGACCGTTCAGCCGGTAAGAGAGCGAGGTAATTATCCCGTCGGGGATTATAAAAATTCGAACATGCGCTACGCCGTTGGATTTGTGTATGAGGATATATGGTCAGATTCATCAGGAGGGAACTGGAGTCCTGATCCTCCCAATAGAACAGGTGTCACGATAACGAATCCCTATACATTTACGTTTTCCGGTCGCACAGTAAAAAATGTAAATGTTACCCCTTTTTCAGCGGTTTCACAGAGAGATACTGGTATTTTTTATGATTCGAGGGGACAATATTTCGACGATTATAGTCCGTATGTGGGTAGCAACCCATCGGTTCCGACCAAATCGGGCGTGTCAGGATTAAATACAAGCTCGGTTTCGTTAAACGTTACTATGAAAGGTGATTTAATAAGTGCTGAAACTTATGATCTTAGATCATTAGAAAGCGCTTGTGGTGGCTGTTCGCCTAACGTCAACGGTTATCGTTACTACTTCCCAGTAATGTTCGCTTTCGAACTCAACGGTCGAATGGAAGTCCATTACAAATTGACAGATGGAACTAATATCGATAGCGACTTTAAGGGTCAGTCGACTGATATGGGAAGCGTTCCTGTATCTATCACTCCCGAGACCAATCCGAAATATGATTATGTCGGTTATAAAAAAAGCACGGAAGGTTCGCCATCAGGCGGAAGTATCGTATCAGAAAACCCACCTACTGTCGTCTATGATGCGACGTATGACATTTACTATTTA
It encodes:
- the pdxR gene encoding MocR-like pyridoxine biosynthesis transcription factor PdxR — protein: MDLDFRIAYERYYGELGRKTEALFQALREAIVSGMLSGGTRLPSSRKLSELYGLSRGSVNAAYDMLIAEGFARAEGGSGTFVATSGFPLHGPESDRRAGAAPIALSARGERLVAGKARFRLVENHPPNPHDGALERISFRLRETDAELFPAEAWKSAMHAEIREMMAAFPAITAPVEGYLPLREAIAHDLRRERGIRASAANVYITNGSMQAIALLAMLLVEPGMPAVVENPCYAGIKRAVTAEGGVLLAAVVDDCGIVPQDWVARLLLVSPTRQFPTGAVLSAERRAELLAWASRRGAVIIEDDYDSELRWGGRPVEPLKALDREDRVVYIGTFSKTMFVDLRLGYVVLPDALLEPFRLAKALLEPHPTALVEQRAMAHFIGSGAYAKHVRRMKRIIGRRLLAFREEVEARLAPWFRFVPADAGLHMYAEWRGDEKQYVRLRERCDAEGVNWSIGDSLWENGEPRCTALFGFAHLKEGQIAQGGALIEAACRELEGA
- a CDS encoding TetR/AcrR family transcriptional regulator, with amino-acid sequence MANQEDPRVMRTRQLIRGAFRDLLQRKGFETITIKDIAQKATVNRATFYAHFEDKFALLDEITEQAFHERLPEQVANAQEFTDEICNQLILMTHQYIVDFYRICRMDSKSMATLVDDKIKKMLQQTIERIFMKGDTSHGADRRHIKVMAAMTGASIYSAAHYWLTVEDTNRVEVLVDIVRPYVMNGLRL
- a CDS encoding 2-dehydropantoate 2-reductase N-terminal domain-containing protein, whose product is MIFGAGVIGSVYALRLAQSGLDVTILARGKRLEALRREGLKYNDNGTIKQLSIKTIEKLENDDCYDFILVPVRYDQAESALSAIKDNWSKNIVTLTNTIGYDSWLEIVGDRLLPGFPGAGGDIKQGVLYAQFGSEKHQGTIFGEINGLTTERVKELAQIFESVNLHYEIQENIRAFHISHTALAIVNKHFYTNDGMVDIGTARSASTLSKIAAAIKQNIRLVEQAGIPVIPPETKAMGEMSDNDIISRYRQMLSNDFIIDVKLGNHAVSQKAEIMLLDEMFHKMTSIRR
- a CDS encoding DEAD/DEAH box helicase is translated as MTFEQLQLIPPILKALAKENYKQPTPIQTQAIPPVLAGRDLFGCAQTGTGKTAAFLLPILQLLGAKQDRPNGKRVIRSLILTPTRELAIQIADNCKAYGRFMNLRSAVIVGGVSQKAQEQELAQGTDILIATPGRLIDLMNQGFADLRHVQILVLDEADRMLDMGFIHDMKRIIAKLPAKRQTLFFSATLPNEIKSLVDSLLTNPVKIEITPVSSTAERIRQSLYFVDKPNKLPLLIDLLQDKSIGSALVFTRTKRGADRVVRGLTKAQIAAQAIHGDKSQTARQTALNNFKNGVTRLLVATDIAARGIDIDELSHVINYNLPNIPETYVHRIGRTGRAGLSGIAISFCEHEEIPFLKDIEKVIKQRVPVIKDHPYPMTMTEPAPATAVAAKAGRAPSATGASRGHSGGTGRNVAGGRSVAAGRSDDAGSGGTGGSGGRHRRRRPKAGK
- the asd gene encoding archaetidylserine decarboxylase (Phosphatidylserine decarboxylase is synthesized as a single chain precursor. Generation of the pyruvoyl active site from a Ser is coupled to cleavage of a Gly-Ser bond between the larger (beta) and smaller (alpha chains). It is an integral membrane protein.), encoding MTKWLLRSMTELSSRKWISRITGRFAQSPASRHFIPRFARMYGIAVQEAEKQLHEYSTLNEFFTRRLKPGARPVNSDPNALVSPVDALITGCGPIEQGTIVNVKGQDYTIEELLNHSPRTENYKNGYYMVLYLSPTDYHRIHTPIAGTIVEREHVPGKVYPVNDFGLRHMRRVLSRNERLITYMRHSSAETAIVKVGAMNVSSIKYVQPLRDKMERGDDLAYFEFGSTVVLLTEDDSFFPRADLKTGLKVRMGEKLGTLAEQ
- a CDS encoding glycosyltransferase family 4 protein, producing MDKPKVAFVTPGTFPLPSLNSSSVERVVEKTVPLLVPHVEAHIYGRISRSLGKRGNVGGAAIERFPAANKQRYIKCVKRAVGKLRPDVLQVENRPRYVLKLKQLKPSRPIWLNLHSNTFIRERAIPLRTLSKCFHAAERIIVNSEFLREDAASRVPACADKLRVVYPGVDVERFPSQYSAAGALQRAELRTKRKWLGRSVVLFMGRLQEIKGVHHLLKLMPQLIKEHPSVLLVIVGGAFYGSYRTTAYVRQLHRIGRSMKGHVVFVPYVPYSEVPSWFLGADVAVVPSGNREAFGLVNVEAMACGLPVVATRAGGMKEIIDHGVTGYMVDPEHVVAEMRSRLLELLCNDQLRREMGLQSRQRVEQHFTWQHSANRWLELLSER
- a CDS encoding copper amine oxidase N-terminal domain-containing protein; amino-acid sequence: MNMNKFTMAVVGATLLASSLAGGSSAIAAEKAKITKVDMPIKLLYNARQLPTDVQPESVNGTTLVPLRVVSDKLGGKLTLTGKNIRIVKGKSTLSLTIGASTASINGKTTRLAVPVKVVKGRTLVPLRVVSEGLGVAVEWDSILQFVWIGSKDVPNIRDIRQPVDFEPYLTYFNDSDFLAKSGMGIYERTYIVDASDLPYKDDVMTTYRMDLAHDQNNHLYLQTIVNTRASMAPSYYYLSKQKPVVAYGLNYLTKIPKKGIHFYYNDTSKIGGTLNSLKKYEYFDVRKGLIVNSKEMAKVMMKNPWR